aactcaGGACTAATAGTATTCACTTGAAACTTAAGGAATCAATCGCATTCACAGGGCAAATTTCAATGACCAATAATGTTGTTTTGCCgaaaataaatatcataaacctaaaataacgaaaattacataaaaatactaaaattaataaattacaaaaattaaatagtagATAATATTCTACATCaataaagtagtttttaatgatgtaaaatatatatatatatatatcataaaccTCAAATTCGAAATcattgctaatgacaatcctgactttggaatgccatttatggaagttaatcctactgatggttTCTAAGAACAAACCTTTGCTGGGTTCCTGGATAAGgtcagctgtagggttaactgtttgatcaacttcttcatctgAGGGATTTTCCttattgctttgatgagaagtgctttccaacagttggatccttcgattaaggagatcataatcgaccctaagaatggttaattcttgcttaAGGATTTTGACttctgatttggtttccttaatttctttctgaaggtcgttgactgtaacttccttcttggacagTGTAAACCTATTGTAAATTTGCTCTAAGTCTACCTTAGGTTGCTGGATTTTAAGGGCAGGCTTGCTGGTTTCCCTAACTAAGGTCtgatggaaaagggtaagcttctGGGCTTTGATTATAGGgtcttctatagcctctatgaggtctaaaagaagttcttCTTGTCTGTTTaacacattgatggttttgtttctgcaacaaccatctttgcatggcGTGGGTTCATCTGGGCCACTAGAGGTATCGGTACTAGAGGAATCAGAGGATGACCTGTATAATTGCTTGAGCTCACTGTTACTAGCACTGCTAAAAGACTCGCTGTCAGagcggtcaagttctagtaacttgaagattttttaaataattgtgaaaaaaccttttgcttttaaaactgatggatgcagagatgcaaATATCTTCATGATGAATGTatgatgacaattgattggAATCAAAGGGATGAtcaattgttttggctgaatcaagatgctgggcttgattatgagatggaaggatggtgatagtactgagagtttttgatatagaagcttttTGGAGGGAGCAAACTTCCCAAGGTTCTGGGCTTCtcataaactcaaatttgacaGTCTGACCAAAAGGATGGGCTGTGATTCCTTCAGTATCAGTGATGAAAGGATATaacaaacacaagaaagggtttcctaggatgactctatctgtcatgtttttgacaaggacaaattttgtcataaaggatatgccaccttggcaaacctcagcttgtgggatattgaaatcaatttgcattctctCGCCACTTGCGGAAGTTAATCTCTCCTTAGACCTTttaaagtatttggagggaatgatgccttcttgaatgcaattaagatcagcacctgaatctattaaggctatgacctcaaattcgaaatcattgctaatgacaatcctgactttggaatgccatttatggaagttaatcctactgatggttTCTAAGAACAAACCTTTGCTGGGTTCCTGGATAAGgtcagctgtagggttaactgtttgtatatatatatatattttacatcaTCAAATGTGAATAAGGTAAGCAGATGCATAGGTTTGTGCGTCCCCAATGTGAAGTGGACATATGACCAGTGTTGGACACATAACCGGACATATTCATAGGGGAAATCGGCCCAATACcaccttttttaaaaatatttaggcaaaaaacactgtttcgaaAATAATTGGGGGAATACCACTTTTTCCAGTACTCAAgattggtgagctcgagtactggaTTTTCTAGCTCCACCATGGCATGCCAGCGTGGCATTTCGGATTTAAAAAATGAGcttagtactcgagtttcttGAACTCAAGTACCAATCTGGGTTGGCCGCCATTTATTGAGAGTATCATGCCATTTGATACTCGAGCTTCGTGGACCCGGGTACTGTTAACACAATACCCGAGTCCATAAAACTCGAGTATCAATCTGGGTTGGCCGCCATTTATTTAGCGTATCATGGGTACTGTGTTAACAGCACTTGGGTCCACGAAACTCGAGTATCAATCTGTGTTGGCCTCAATTTCTGGAGTGTTTTAATCATGCAGCTCGAATCTTTACGTCCATTTGATTTTTGGTGAACATTTTTTAGTGCTCTTTATTTAGTAAAGAGTTAATCAGGTGCTGCCATCTCCAGGCTCCCGGGTTGTTATGGAAAGACATCACATAATGGAGAGTGGAGAAGTGTAGGGGAAAATCTCTCCAAGCTGTGGTGTGTAAGCTAGCTTTAGGATCAATCTATGATATTTGGCATCGAAGAAATGCAATTATCCTTGGAAAGGGCATTTTGAAATATGAAGGCTCTCTCTCAAACAGAGTCATTGCAATACTTGGAGTTTCAGCTTGAAGATTTTGCAGTGCATTTCTTAAATGGGGTTTGTTTAGATTTTGGTTGCAGGTAGGGTGGTTTTACAAAGGCTACCTCTTCcttatgtgtgttttttgtcCTTTACTGTGACATGCAATTGTATAGCTACTCTTTACTAGGACTAGGAGTTCTTTTGGTCTGTGAGTTGAGATAGTAACTGTacattgttttttagtttttagtagtttataaatatatttctcattcatctttaaaaaaaagcattgaAAGGAACATCTAGAATGCAAAAAGCGATTTCAAAGATAAACTAGCATATGCATGGCAGATCCACATCAAGATTATCACATATCTTGCAATCTTCTTTGTCACACAATTCCTTTGGCCTAAAATGATGTGAATATAAAAATCCATGTAAGAAAAATCACCTGTCATGGAAGATAATTGAAGTAAGAAGTGAAAGGATTCTGTTGTTTTTAAATGACCAAAACAAGgagaatgaataaaaattgGTTCTTGTACAAGTCAGCTATCTTCTTGGTATGTAGAACAGaagattatataaatattactaGCAAACCTTTTGGATACTCTATTTTGTGATAATAATATGGTTCTTATACAAGTCAACTATCTTCTTGGTCTGTAGAGAAGTCAGGCTCTTCTGGCTTAAATAACAGgcattttgtatttttcctcATTATGAAATTGCTTGTGAAGTGAAACATTGCCAGGAACAAAATTTGGATCAGCAATTGACTCTGACAAAGATTTTCTTCTAGAACCATGTTGTTCAATGGCCGATGCTAGATTTTGTCGAGCAACATCAGAGCTCCTGTGACTTTTCCAGTGGTAGATCTTTGTCCCTTTGATGATTCACTCTTTTCCATTAGTAGGACCTCAACCTGCAACAAAACAACAAATGGTTAGAAAATAATCATTAGTCAATGATCGAATGCAAGTCAACAAATGTGCAAATACATGATTTCTATATCCAACCTGATTTGACGGCTCCTTTTTGGATCCCCCAAAGGCAACAAGAAAATCCTTTTCCTTGTGCTGTACAAGAACTAGGCTGAAACCCTGAGAATACAACAATCTTTAGACAAATAATTTCATCTTGCCAAGAAGAATGCTACTACGACTACACACATCATTTCAAAATGATATCAGATAACAAATATCATAGCAACTATGGACTAATCACATCGGCTCAGGCAACCCATAAGCTCAAATGTCATCTTTATGCAGTATTCCCATAAGCTCAATAGCAAAAGTGAAAGCCATACAAAGGCTATGCACAATTTGAGATGGCATTAGCTTACCACGAGGGTGTGGCATCAATATGGACTTCCCGATGTAAAGCTTAAAGCCAGAATATTAGCTTTTAGTTCCAAGGTTAAACTAACAGCTAAAATGGATGATAAGTTTTGACTAATTTGAGAAAGTAATCAAAGAACCAACAGATAAATCCAAGCCTTCAAGGATAAAATAGAAAGCTCATGTATTTACGGCCATTACAAAGTGTATTACTTTTATAGAGATATCAAAAAAGTAAATTGATGCATAATTTTGGCACATCATATGGCATGAGGCTAGCATTAAAAAGATTTGCGATACTTGATAATGCAAAGAACAAAATCTATATGACTCACCTTGTTGGTGGTGATGGAAGATGGCAATGATGCAACAGCCACAGACCACTCAACCTTTAAAACATCAAAGACCACATGTCCTggaataattataaataaaaagttcataaatgaatgttaaaaaaaaattagtgaaacTAGAAAATTGCTCAAAGCTGCATTGCATTTGATCCACATAAGAACTCAACTCCCAAGCTAGTGAGATATTGAAGATTGCTTAAAGCTGCAAAGCAGGACAGCTATGGACCTCACCACTTTAGTCTCAGCAAAACATATTGTGTAAGCTGCCTTAAGAGTTAAGAGTTAGGTTGTACATTATGTAACTATACATTGTATCCCCTATTTAGATCATTCTTTCTAACAGATTGCAATTGAACAAGGAAGGCCACACAGATGTGATATACCTTATCTGAAGTGCTTTTTGACATTTTTGGTCCTCGATAAAAGGCTGGCATGGGTGTAGCTTTGAAGTTAAGACTCTGTCTTAACTTTTTGATTTCTGCATCTTTTTGCTCCTGTGTCAAGCATACGGAGTTCAAACATGCCATTTGTGTCGACTGAATAAAGTAATCTTCTGATGAACTAATGACGGTATTGTTTGAGAACATCTTTGAAACTGTATTATTCATTATGAGGAAGTACAGCTATAGAACAAACTATGATGGAAAGGAAAGACATGCCCTTTTTAAAGAGAACTACTAAAGTAAGTTTACCTTTGATTTTGATTGAAGGCGTGTCTTCTCTACCTCTTTAGCATTAGACTTTTCCTCcaatttctttaaaaactaaaaataaccAAATAGGAGGTCAGTAGAAGACAACATTGAGACAACATTGAGACTTTTCCTCcaatttctttaaaaactaaaaataaccAAGATATAGAAAGAAATTATGTGCTTgcataatagaaattttatttcgggggaggggggggggggagatcaTGTTGGTTTTAATTGGtacctcctttctttttttctggcCTTTCATCACTTTTCAAGCCAAAAGAAGAAGGGGCCGCCTTAATACTTCTTTTATCCACACCGCCTACTTTGAGTGACCTGCTCCAGCACAGCAATGCAATATTGAACTTTCCAAAATAGTGGATCAAAGATTTCAAAATTCAACTGAGCAGccctaataattttattaatgcaAAACAAATCAGGGAACTATAATTTGGTGATTTGCGTAACAACAAGCTAGAGGCATTCAAAAGCATTCTTTCAGAATTGTTTCTTTATTGAATTGGAATGAATTGGTCAATCTGATGAATTATTTTTCACATTATGCTTAGTCCATTTAGACCTTTGTTAAAAGGAAATTTATGTACAATGATATGAACAAAAGTCGTGCCACACGTAGATCAATGTTGGACAgacaagaaacaaaattttcatagaaAGGAGATAATTAGAGCGAGGACATCGAGATAattgaattaaaagaaaaaaatggataGAATTGAATCTCCTTGTTTTGGTGAGGAAGTGGCAGCACTTACAGTTAAGACTAGACAATCAATATAATTGGATGCTAACAATCACATATAAAATATGAGAAACTCTTCATATCTCACCCCCTATTCCACTTGCACTACCCTCCTTGTTCCATTTTTGTTTAGATTAGATAAAATAATCGATTcaaaccaaaaactaattaactAGGACATAGTGATAGTAAACATATAGAACCAAACAGTGTTAAAATTCAAGTATCACATGGATTTAGGCCAAAATAAACGACAATACATGATTACACAGCAGTATGCAATGGAAAATAGTGTGGAGCCAATACATTACCCTCCATTCCCTTTTTGTGGAGTAATAGAAGTGGAAACCATTGGTTCTGTCCCCTTTATAGCCACCTATTCAAACAAAGAAAGTTCCACAAATCTCAGGGGAGGACACCATTGGTTATATGCATTATGCTTGATTCAAGGGAGGACAAAGAAGTTCACACAAATCTCAACTGACATACATACAGGGGAATGGCATTAAAAAACTTCTGCAGGGTGCAAACCATGGTGCACACCAACCTTTTGCACCCACAAAATAACAATTGTTCTTACTTCTTTGCTTAAGCAGTGGGTGTTCATAGATCCTCATAAATAGAACCCTAAATTTCCTCATCCATTACATACAATATCCCAATATTGaaaattctcaaataaaaaacaattcagctacaaaacaaagcaaaacaaaatagTAGTTGAGACATATAATACATACCAGACTATGGCCCTTGCAAGTAGGAATCTTTAGTGGCAGACTGCTTGGTGACAAGTAAATCTTTGATGATGCTATTGACCAGGTAAATCTATCAAAATCAAGCACCTGAAAATACACgtgaaaaataataacatttatatcatgcatttatggtatgaaactaaattaaaaatctaatttaataaattacttTGATGTTAAACATAAATAATCTGGTGtcctcccccccacccccctctCCTTTTTTTGAACAACTTAAATCTATTGGTGCTGCCACTTTGAATGTAAAGTTTTTAAGGAAAAAGGAACATTCCCTACCTGTACATCATCCAACAATCCATTCCCAGATTCATTACCAACCACTATTAAACTTAGCGTACCTAGTCTGCGAGACCACCACTCGTCGGGGCCTCGTTCCGCTTAGGGCATGTTCTTCGGTTATGCCCCTCTTGGTCACACAACCCGCATTGCAccttcctcccccccccccccctccttccATGGTGTGTTCAAGGCCGTTTCCCGCCCTCGTCCATCTCATTTCTGATTCGTGTTGAGACAGGGCGACCTTTCTCTCAGATCAATTGGGGGTTAGGGAGGACCGTTCGAGTTTCTTTAGGATCCGAACATTATAATCTATCTTTCAATGCAGGGAAAATGGGAGCATAGCTCCGGAACAGTGCGTCCACGCTATAGCATAGGTCAATGTACTGTTCTGCATCATGTCGATACCTAATACAAACTGCAATGTCATGTGAACATGGTATCTTATTCGATTTCCATTTCTGACATGTGCAAGTTCTTTGCAGCAGATTAACTCCATGTGTGTGATCCCCATGTCCAGCAGTCCCTGGATTATGCGGTGTATCTACTTGATATGATTGTTGTTGCGCGCTCAATTTCGTCATCCTGTGATGCTCTGCCTTCTCCTTATTTCTCATGAAGATATCTAAGGcatatttacaccatttttttccTGAATTCAACTGCTCTATGCTCTTATTGCGATGATCATCGAAATGAGCATTCAGTTTGAACCATGTGTATTTGACCATTGCTGTAATGGGCAGGCTACGAGCACCCTTTAGAACACCATTGAAGCACTCGGAGACATTTGTAGTCATCGCCCCATAACGGTAACCTTCGTCAAAAGTTAGAGCCCATTTCTCTTTCGGCACATCCTTCAGATATTGGTGCGCATCCTGGTTCACATTCTCAATTAAATCGAACGTGGCATTGAACTTTCGCTCCTAGGTAGCACTTGCTGCCCTCCATACTAGATTCTTTAAAGTTTCATTGTTCCATCTAGAGTTCACGTTACTGCATAGATGACAAAGACAGTAACGATGTTCTGTCATGGGAGGCTGCAAATAGTCTCGGTTAGTGTCTCTGAAGATAGCTTGTATCCCAGGGTGTCTGTCAGATATGACACACAGGTGTCTCCGGTCAATAACATACCTTCTTATACAAGCCAAGAACCAACCCCAAGTCTCTACGCTCTCGCTCTTGACAACGGCGAAGGCTAGTGGATAAATCTTATTATTAGTATCTGtcgccattgcaatcatcaatttccctttatattttccatagagGTGGGTTGCATCAATAGTAATCACAGGCCTACAGTTCTTGAACCCAATAATACATGGATGAAACGCCCAAAATACGGACTTGAATGTACAGGTTCCCGGTTCATAATTATTGTTCACTAATAACTTATACTTTGTACCCGGACTTGCATCCTTAAGTCCTGCCAAAAAACGCTGCAACTCTACATAAGACTCCTTAAAATCCCCGTATATAGCTGTAATGGCCTTTTGTTTGGCATCCCAAACCTTGTATGTGAACCATAATGATTACGTTAGAAATGAATAGAAGTTAAATAATTATAgttgaagaaaacaaatcaaga
The sequence above is drawn from the Castanea sativa cultivar Marrone di Chiusa Pesio chromosome 5, ASM4071231v1 genome and encodes:
- the LOC142634789 gene encoding uncharacterized protein LOC142634789, coding for MMWEIVEQMVVKGFVGSNLYVTVEPTIVDAGEGSQHIILDGTVDEHIDSIPLQSYQGCAENTGDGYDDHGLGDDATHIDVTRDDFEELLDTMGEHEDVDHIEDVVVEENGDTCSGPDPTPEWFTKNTWNNMFDPSPVMQAEVSSWTPGEQPMKGMVFTTKFVVRHALTWYALRENFRFKTEHSDSERLMVSCEDDSSPWSVRAICCKGDNVWKIVKCKGPHTCNKIQNAHDGRMIDSVFLAYVLECYIREDPAYKIKSLRHVALADLKHEVSHYKVWDAKQKAITAIYGDFKESYVELQRFLAGLKDASPGTKYKLLVNNNYEPGTCTFKSVFWAFHPCIIGFKNCRPVITIDATHLYGKYKGKLMIAMATDTNNKIYPLAFAVVKSESVETWGWFLACIRRYVIDRRHLCVISDRHPGIQAIFRDTNRDYLQPPMTEHRYCLCHLCSNDAHQYLKDVPKEKWALTFDEGYRYGAMTTNVSECFNGVLKGARSLPITAMVKYTWFKLNAHFDDHRNKSIEQLNSGKKWCKYALDIFMRNKEKAEHHRMTKLSAQQQSYQVDTPHNPGTAGHGDHTHGVNLLQRTCTCQKWKSNKIPCSHDIAVCIRYRHDAEQYIDLCYSVDALFRSYAPIFPALKDRL